Proteins from a single region of Escherichia coli DSM 30083 = JCM 1649 = ATCC 11775:
- a CDS encoding SDR family oxidoreductase translates to MKLLLLTGATGFLGGAVLDKLLDNCNNINLLLLVRAPTPQAGLERIKENMRKFNVCEERLHALTNDNILPGDLNNPEAFLMDPRLDEVTHVINCAAIASFGNNPFIWNVNVTGTLAFARRMAKVAGLKRFLHVGTAMSCTPHTGSLVKEESASSETGEHLVEYTHSKATIEYLMRKQCPDLPLLVARPSIIVGHSRLGCLPSTSIFWVFRMGLMLQKFMCSLDDKIDVIPVDYCADALLMLLESSLINGEIVHISAGKESSVTFSAIDEAVARALNCDPVGDRYTKVSYDILAMSRHDFKNIFGPCNERLMLKAIRLYGAFSMLNVCFSNDKLLSIGMPKPPKFTDYIKYCIETTKHLSIQQQMEVDFK, encoded by the coding sequence ATGAAATTATTATTACTTACAGGTGCAACAGGATTTCTTGGTGGCGCGGTCCTGGATAAGCTGCTGGATAACTGTAATAATATAAATTTGCTACTTTTAGTACGAGCACCTACTCCACAAGCGGGACTGGAAAGAATTAAAGAAAATATGCGTAAATTTAATGTTTGTGAGGAAAGGTTGCATGCATTAACTAATGATAACATCTTGCCTGGGGATCTAAATAATCCGGAAGCCTTTCTCATGGATCCTCGTCTTGATGAAGTCACTCATGTTATAAACTGTGCGGCTATAGCTTCTTTTGGTAATAATCCTTTTATATGGAATGTGAATGTTACAGGTACACTTGCTTTTGCAAGAAGAATGGCAAAAGTGGCAGGACTGAAACGCTTCCTTCATGTTGGTACTGCTATGTCTTGTACACCTCATACGGGGTCGCTAGTTAAGGAAGAGTCTGCTTCATCAGAAACAGGTGAACATTTAGTGGAGTATACGCATTCAAAAGCAACAATAGAATATCTGATGCGTAAGCAGTGTCCTGATTTACCTTTGTTGGTTGCCCGACCATCAATTATTGTTGGCCACAGTCGTTTAGGGTGCTTACCTTCAACCAGTATTTTCTGGGTATTCAGAATGGGGTTAATGTTGCAAAAATTTATGTGCTCTCTGGATGATAAAATAGATGTTATCCCTGTAGATTATTGTGCTGATGCATTGCTAATGTTGCTTGAAAGCTCGTTAATTAATGGTGAGATTGTTCATATATCAGCAGGTAAAGAAAGTAGTGTGACGTTCTCTGCTATTGACGAAGCTGTAGCCCGTGCTTTGAACTGTGATCCTGTTGGAGACAGATATACTAAAGTCAGTTATGACATACTGGCAATGAGCCGTCATGATTTTAAAAATATTTTTGGTCCCTGTAACGAACGCCTTATGTTAAAAGCCATTCGTTTATATGGAGCGTTCAGTATGCTCAATGTTTGTTTCAGTAACGACAAGCTACTGAGTATCGGAATGCCTAAACCGCCAAAGTTTACTGATTATATTAAATACTGTATAGAAACGACAAAACACCTTTCAATTCAACAACAAATGGAAGTTGATTTTAAATAA
- a CDS encoding efflux RND transporter periplasmic adaptor subunit, producing the protein MLMKYISHRAIICTLTLLIIIITVLFTFLRSSDVPEYITAPVRKGDIENSVLATGRIDAIERVNVGAQVSGQLKSLKVKQGDHVTKGQLIAEIDDLPQCNDLRNAEAALNEVKAELQSKQALLKQAELRFKRQLRMLRENASSHEDFESAEAMLATTRAELHSLNAKLVQAQIEVDKKKLALEYTRVVAPMDGIVIAIVTQQGQTVNSNQSAPTIIKLARLDVMTIKAQISEADITRISVGQKARFSIFSEPDKHYSATLRAVELAPESVMKDDSLASNTSASGSGTSNASVYYNALFDVPNPENRLRIAMTAQVTLITDEAQNTLLVPIQAVHRNEGKKQQVLVLAADGRLEPRNVKTGITNSVDIQILEGLNVGENVVLSLPDKKEPEERIML; encoded by the coding sequence ATGTTAATGAAATATATTTCTCACCGCGCCATCATTTGTACCTTGACACTGTTGATCATTATTATCACCGTTTTGTTCACCTTTCTGAGAAGCTCTGATGTGCCAGAATATATTACTGCCCCGGTGCGCAAAGGCGATATAGAAAATTCTGTTCTGGCGACAGGCCGTATTGATGCAATTGAACGGGTAAACGTAGGGGCACAGGTATCAGGGCAATTAAAATCACTGAAAGTGAAACAGGGCGACCATGTGACTAAAGGGCAGTTGATTGCCGAAATTGACGACCTACCTCAGTGTAACGATTTGCGTAATGCCGAAGCTGCACTCAACGAAGTGAAAGCAGAACTTCAATCCAAGCAGGCGCTCCTGAAACAGGCTGAACTGCGTTTTAAACGCCAGCTCCGGATGCTAAGAGAAAATGCCAGCTCACACGAAGATTTTGAGTCTGCGGAGGCAATGCTTGCGACCACTCGCGCTGAATTACATTCTCTGAATGCCAAACTGGTCCAGGCACAGATAGAAGTAGATAAGAAAAAGCTTGCCCTTGAATATACGCGAGTCGTAGCGCCAATGGATGGAATTGTTATTGCCATTGTCACTCAGCAAGGGCAAACCGTTAACTCAAACCAGAGTGCCCCAACAATTATTAAACTCGCTCGTCTGGATGTCATGACCATTAAAGCACAGATCTCCGAGGCTGATATAACCCGTATTTCTGTGGGGCAAAAAGCCCGCTTCTCTATCTTCTCCGAACCGGACAAGCACTACAGCGCAACACTGCGTGCCGTTGAACTGGCACCAGAATCGGTAATGAAAGATGACTCTCTCGCCAGCAACACTTCAGCATCAGGCTCCGGAACTTCAAATGCGTCCGTTTATTACAATGCTCTATTCGATGTGCCTAACCCAGAAAATCGACTTCGTATTGCCATGACTGCTCAGGTTACCCTGATTACTGATGAAGCCCAAAATACACTGCTGGTACCCATTCAGGCAGTGCACAGAAATGAGGGGAAGAAGCAACAGGTCCTGGTGCTGGCAGCAGATGGCAGGCTGGAACCCCGGAATGTGAAAACTGGTATCACGAACAGCGTGGATATTCAGATCCTCGAAGGTTTAAATGTCGGAGAAAATGTCGTGCTGTCGCTGCCGGATAAGAAAGAGCCCGAAGAAAGGATTATGCTGTGA
- a CDS encoding MacB family efflux pump subunit — translation MKKLIELKGVSRTYGNGDQTRTVLKNVDLTIVAGEMVAIIGVSGSGKSTLMNIMGCLDVPNRGDYYIDGQNAACLSPDELARVRREHIGFIFQRYHLIPDLSALGNVEIPAIYANSERDSRRQRATALLGRLGLEGREHHKPCELSGGQQQRVSIARALINGGKIILADEPTGALDSQSGQEVLAILNELNRRGHTVVMVTHDMKVARHAKRIIELCDGEIIADSGGCVSATETLPKTNRIRQSYWKTLLDRTRESMQMALKAMKTHRLRTTLTMIGIVFGIASVVTVVALGEGARQETLEEIKSLGTNVVSIYPGQDLFDDSIESIRTLVPADANALAKQGFIDSVSPEVSASDNIRFLGKSAIASINGVGREHFRVKGIELLQGTTFRDDRNALQEVIIDENTRKAIFDNTGLQALGQIVFLGSVPARVVGIAKSNNRSDASNRITVWMPYSTVMYRIVGKPVLTGISVRLKDNVDNEAAISAISQLLTRRHGIKDFQLYNFEQIRKSIEHTSMTFSILILMVACISLMIGSIGVMNIMLISVTERTHEIGVRMAVGARRSDIMQQFIIEAVLVCLIGGALGIALSYITGALFNALADGIFAAIYSWQAAVAAFFCSTLIGIIFGYLPARKAARMDPVISLASE, via the coding sequence GTGAAAAAACTTATTGAGTTAAAAGGGGTTAGCCGAACTTATGGCAACGGAGATCAAACGCGGACCGTCCTGAAAAATGTCGATTTGACAATCGTTGCTGGAGAAATGGTGGCAATCATTGGAGTCTCTGGCTCAGGCAAATCAACCTTAATGAACATAATGGGTTGCCTTGACGTACCCAATAGAGGTGATTACTACATCGACGGACAAAATGCCGCCTGTCTTTCACCCGATGAGCTGGCTAGAGTGCGCCGGGAACACATTGGCTTTATATTCCAGCGCTACCATTTGATACCTGATCTTAGCGCACTTGGTAACGTGGAGATCCCGGCCATTTACGCCAACAGCGAACGCGACAGCCGTCGGCAACGTGCAACGGCGTTGCTGGGCAGACTGGGACTGGAAGGACGTGAGCATCATAAACCTTGCGAACTTTCAGGCGGTCAGCAGCAACGCGTCAGTATTGCCCGAGCACTGATCAACGGTGGAAAGATAATTTTGGCGGATGAGCCAACTGGTGCTCTGGATTCGCAATCCGGGCAAGAAGTGTTAGCCATTCTGAATGAACTTAATCGACGTGGTCATACTGTAGTAATGGTGACCCACGATATGAAGGTCGCCCGGCACGCAAAGCGAATCATTGAGCTGTGTGATGGCGAAATCATCGCTGATAGTGGAGGTTGCGTATCTGCGACGGAAACACTACCAAAAACCAACAGAATCCGGCAAAGCTATTGGAAAACACTGCTCGATCGAACGCGTGAATCGATGCAAATGGCGCTAAAAGCGATGAAGACGCATCGCTTACGCACCACGCTTACCATGATCGGGATTGTTTTTGGTATCGCCTCCGTTGTCACTGTTGTGGCATTGGGTGAAGGAGCCAGGCAAGAAACACTGGAAGAGATTAAAAGTCTGGGGACAAACGTGGTCAGCATTTATCCCGGGCAGGATTTGTTCGATGACAGCATTGAGAGTATTAGAACATTGGTACCTGCTGACGCAAATGCACTGGCGAAGCAAGGGTTTATCGATAGCGTCAGCCCGGAAGTTAGCGCTTCAGACAACATTCGTTTTCTGGGTAAATCTGCGATAGCGTCCATTAACGGCGTTGGGCGGGAACATTTCCGGGTAAAAGGTATTGAGTTGTTGCAAGGGACTACTTTTAGAGACGATCGCAACGCTCTACAGGAAGTTATTATCGATGAGAATACTCGTAAGGCCATTTTCGACAACACAGGGTTACAGGCTCTGGGGCAAATAGTCTTTCTTGGTTCTGTACCAGCACGAGTGGTTGGCATCGCTAAAAGTAACAACCGTAGTGATGCATCAAATCGCATTACTGTGTGGATGCCTTACAGCACGGTGATGTACCGTATTGTGGGTAAACCAGTTCTGACCGGTATTAGCGTCAGGCTAAAAGACAATGTGGATAACGAGGCTGCAATCAGCGCTATCTCCCAACTATTAACCCGGCGTCACGGCATAAAAGACTTCCAGCTTTATAACTTTGAACAAATAAGAAAGTCTATCGAACACACCTCAATGACCTTCAGTATTTTAATTCTTATGGTCGCATGTATCTCACTAATGATCGGCAGTATCGGGGTGATGAACATCATGTTGATTTCTGTAACGGAACGAACTCATGAAATTGGCGTACGAATGGCGGTTGGCGCGAGACGCAGCGACATTATGCAACAGTTTATTATTGAGGCCGTATTGGTTTGCCTGATTGGTGGCGCACTCGGTATTGCACTGTCGTATATCACAGGTGCGCTCTTTAACGCTCTGGCGGACGGGATATTCGCAGCTATATATTCGTGGCAGGCTGCTGTTGCTGCATTTTTTTGCTCAACCTTAATCGGCATAATCTTCGGGTATCTCCCAGCCCGCAAGGCAGCAAGGATGGACCCGGTTATTTCACTGGCCAGCGAATAA
- a CDS encoding antimicrobial resistance protein Mig-14, with the protein MSIKNIKRIITAWKPSTFETYKKTFEKYGGSVNMHPDVVSYFMIHHDWKFDFFHYEKDGDIKGSYFLCNGKQIGIMARRSYPLSSDEVLIPFSPHARCFFPDKTNKLSIINKQNIINATWKIARKKQNCIIKESFSPKFEKTRRNEIQRFIRNGGEIKCISKLSDKEISSSYISLFHSRFGGTLPCYEYDNLLMFISHLRELMFGHVLFWDNKPCAIDIVLKSESSCNVYYDVPNGAVLNDENCMKLSPGSVLMWLNIDKARRYCQDNNKKMIYSIGAFRPEWKYKLLWSVPCKVGKCLC; encoded by the coding sequence TTGTCAATTAAAAATATAAAGCGCATTATTACGGCCTGGAAACCATCTACATTCGAAACGTACAAAAAAACTTTTGAAAAATACGGTGGTAGTGTAAACATGCATCCGGATGTTGTTTCATACTTTATGATACATCATGACTGGAAGTTTGATTTTTTTCACTATGAAAAAGATGGTGATATCAAAGGCTCATATTTTCTGTGCAATGGAAAACAAATTGGGATAATGGCAAGAAGGTCTTATCCTCTTTCATCTGATGAGGTATTAATTCCTTTTTCCCCACATGCAAGATGTTTTTTTCCGGATAAAACTAATAAATTATCAATTATAAATAAACAAAATATTATCAATGCAACATGGAAAATAGCCAGAAAAAAACAAAATTGTATTATAAAGGAATCTTTTTCACCTAAATTTGAAAAAACTCGCCGAAATGAAATCCAGCGATTTATCAGGAATGGCGGAGAGATTAAGTGTATAAGCAAGTTATCCGATAAAGAAATATCCAGCTCTTATATATCACTTTTTCATTCCCGGTTTGGAGGTACCCTACCTTGCTACGAATATGATAATCTGTTAATGTTTATTTCTCACTTACGAGAACTTATGTTTGGCCATGTGCTATTCTGGGATAATAAACCGTGTGCTATTGATATAGTACTGAAATCTGAAAGCTCATGTAATGTTTATTATGACGTTCCAAATGGTGCAGTTCTGAATGATGAGAATTGCATGAAACTAAGTCCGGGAAGTGTCCTTATGTGGCTGAATATAGATAAAGCGCGAAGGTATTGTCAGGATAATAATAAAAAGATGATATATTCTATCGGTGCATTCAGACCTGAATGGAAATATAAACTACTATGGTCTGTTCCCTGTAAGGTTGGTAAATGCTTATGTTAG
- a CDS encoding tyrosine-type recombinase/integrase yields MNNVIPLQNSPERVSLLPIAPGVDFATALSLRRMATSTGATPAYLLAPEVSALLFYMPDQRHHMLFATLWNTGMRIGEARMLTPESFDLNGVRPFVRILSEKVRARRGRPPKDEVRLVPLTDISYVRQMESWMITTRPRRREPLWAVTDETMRNWLKQAVRRAEADGVHFSIPVTPHTFRHSYIMHMLYHRQPRKVIQALAGHRDPRSMEVYTRVFALDMAATLAVPFTGDGRDAAEILRTLPPLR; encoded by the coding sequence ATGAACAATGTCATTCCCCTGCAGAATTCACCAGAACGCGTCTCCCTGTTACCCATTGCGCCGGGGGTGGATTTTGCAACAGCGCTCTCCCTGAGAAGAATGGCCACTTCCACGGGGGCCACACCGGCCTACCTGCTGGCCCCGGAAGTGAGTGCCCTTCTTTTCTATATGCCGGATCAGCGTCACCATATGCTGTTCGCCACCCTCTGGAATACCGGAATGCGTATTGGCGAAGCCCGGATGCTGACGCCGGAATCATTTGACCTGAATGGAGTAAGACCGTTTGTGCGGATCCTGTCCGAAAAAGTGCGTGCGCGACGCGGACGCCCGCCAAAAGATGAAGTGCGCCTGGTTCCGCTGACAGATATAAGCTATGTCAGGCAGATGGAAAGCTGGATGATCACCACCCGGCCCCGTCGTCGTGAACCATTATGGGCCGTGACCGACGAAACCATGCGCAACTGGCTGAAGCAGGCTGTCAGACGGGCCGAAGCTGACGGAGTACACTTTTCGATTCCGGTCACACCACACACCTTCCGGCACAGCTATATCATGCACATGCTCTATCACCGCCAGCCCCGGAAAGTCATCCAGGCACTGGCTGGTCACAGGGATCCACGTTCGATGGAGGTTTATACCAGAGTGTTTGCACTGGATATGGCTGCCACGCTGGCAGTGCCTTTCACAGGTGACGGGCGGGATGCTGCGGAGATCCTGCGTACACTGCCTCCCCTGAGGTGA
- a CDS encoding RepB family plasmid replication initiator protein — MVTLTPNNNNTVQPVALMRLGVFVPTLKSLKNSKKNTLSRTDATEELTRLSLARAEGFDKVEITGPRLDMDNDFKTWVGIIHSFARHNVIGDKVELPFVEFAKLCGIPSSQSSRRLRERISPSLKRIAGTVISFSRTDEKHTREYITHLVQSAYYDTERDIVQLQADPRLFELYQFDRKVLLQLKAINALKRRESAQALYTFIESLPRDPAPISLARLRARLNLKSPVFSQNQTVRRAMEQLREIGYLDYTEIQRGRTKFFCIHYRRPRLKAPNDESKENPLQPSPAEKVSPEMAEKLALLEKLGITLDDLEKLFKSR; from the coding sequence CTGGTGACACTGACACCAAACAATAACAACACCGTACAACCTGTGGCGCTGATGCGTCTGGGCGTTTTTGTACCGACCCTTAAATCACTGAAGAACAGTAAAAAAAATACACTGTCACGTACTGATGCCACGGAAGAGCTGACACGTCTTTCCCTGGCCCGTGCTGAGGGATTCGATAAGGTTGAGATCACCGGCCCCCGCCTGGATATGGATAATGATTTCAAGACCTGGGTGGGGATCATTCATTCCTTTGCCCGCCATAACGTGATTGGTGACAAAGTTGAACTGCCTTTTGTTGAGTTTGCAAAACTGTGTGGTATACCTTCAAGCCAGTCATCCCGCAGGCTGCGTGAGCGCATCAGCCCTTCCCTGAAGCGCATTGCCGGTACCGTGATTTCGTTTTCCCGTACCGATGAGAAGCACACCCGGGAATATATCACCCATCTGGTACAGTCAGCTTACTACGATACTGAGCGGGATATTGTGCAGTTACAGGCCGATCCCCGCCTGTTTGAACTGTACCAGTTTGACAGAAAAGTCCTTCTCCAGCTTAAGGCGATTAATGCCCTGAAGCGACGGGAGTCCGCCCAGGCACTCTACACCTTTATAGAGAGCCTGCCCCGGGATCCGGCACCGATATCGCTGGCGCGGCTGCGTGCACGCCTCAATCTGAAGTCTCCTGTATTTTCCCAGAACCAGACGGTCAGACGGGCAATGGAGCAGTTGCGCGAGATTGGATATCTTGATTACACGGAGATCCAGCGGGGGCGGACAAAATTCTTCTGTATTCACTACCGGCGTCCCCGGTTAAAAGCGCCGAATGACGAGAGTAAGGAAAATCCGTTGCAACCTTCACCTGCGGAAAAAGTCAGTCCGGAGATGGCGGAGAAGCTTGCCCTGCTTGAGAAACTGGGCATCACGCTGGATGACCTGGAAAAACTCTTCAAATCCCGCTGA
- a CDS encoding TolC family protein: MKILSSLTLCLITALCSGCTNVLKSDYRAPEVNYPINWTKGDVDGNTSPFDWEEFNDPNLDNWLHLVMTSNNDIAIAALRIHRAQLDAERTGITNTPALKAALSMDGKKQLNNSSGWAKSGSASLGTSYELDLWGKIARQRDVAEWAVHASEEDFRSARLMLLSEASNNYWRIGFVNQQITTLQQSIDYAKETLRLAEVRYRAGNISSLDVIDAQQNLLTQENQLTGLQREHSQLLNQQAVLLGTVPGCQIVEPTTLPKGSLPKVNANIPASILMRRPDISAKEWQLREALATVDIKRSEYYPTFNLTGALGTSSASLLALLHNPVGSVGANLTLPFLEWRQRDIEVKIARNDYEQRVLEFKQLLYKAMSSIEDALSFRNQLLLQETRLREELELARKSEWLNEVRYRHGAVRISFWLDAQEKRRQAELRLDENRFNQLQNLAKIYLEFGGASTFP, from the coding sequence ATGAAAATTTTATCATCGTTGACTTTATGCCTTATCACCGCACTCTGTTCAGGTTGCACAAACGTGCTGAAAAGTGACTATCGCGCTCCCGAAGTGAACTATCCCATCAACTGGACCAAGGGCGATGTGGACGGAAATACATCCCCGTTTGACTGGGAAGAATTTAACGATCCTAATCTCGATAACTGGCTTCACCTGGTGATGACAAGTAATAACGACATAGCTATAGCTGCACTGCGGATACATCGGGCGCAGCTGGATGCGGAAAGAACAGGTATCACCAATACTCCTGCACTAAAGGCGGCACTGAGTATGGACGGAAAAAAACAGCTGAATAACTCGTCCGGCTGGGCAAAAAGCGGTTCTGCCAGCCTTGGCACCAGCTATGAGCTGGATCTCTGGGGAAAAATTGCCCGTCAGCGTGATGTTGCTGAGTGGGCAGTCCATGCCAGTGAAGAAGATTTTCGCTCCGCGCGCCTGATGCTGCTTTCAGAGGCCAGCAATAATTACTGGCGTATCGGTTTTGTAAATCAACAAATTACCACCCTCCAGCAGAGTATTGACTATGCAAAAGAGACGCTGCGTCTGGCCGAGGTTCGCTATCGTGCAGGAAATATCTCGTCGCTGGATGTGATTGACGCGCAGCAAAACCTGCTCACGCAAGAGAACCAGCTTACAGGGCTACAACGAGAACATTCACAGCTACTCAATCAGCAGGCCGTTTTGCTCGGCACCGTGCCCGGTTGCCAGATAGTCGAGCCCACAACGCTGCCAAAAGGAAGCCTGCCTAAGGTCAATGCGAATATTCCTGCCAGCATACTGATGCGCCGGCCTGACATAAGTGCTAAAGAGTGGCAGTTGCGTGAGGCGCTAGCTACGGTTGATATCAAGCGTAGCGAATATTACCCCACCTTCAACCTGACAGGCGCTTTGGGTACCAGCAGCGCTTCGCTACTGGCATTACTGCATAATCCGGTCGGTTCCGTAGGCGCTAACCTGACGCTACCGTTCCTGGAGTGGCGACAGCGGGACATAGAGGTAAAAATTGCCCGTAACGATTACGAACAGCGAGTGCTGGAGTTTAAACAGCTACTTTATAAGGCAATGAGCAGTATAGAGGACGCGCTTTCATTTCGTAACCAGTTGCTGCTTCAGGAGACAAGACTCAGGGAAGAACTGGAACTTGCACGTAAGTCAGAGTGGTTAAACGAAGTTCGTTACCGGCATGGTGCAGTACGTATTTCATTCTGGCTTGATGCTCAGGAAAAACGTCGTCAGGCGGAGCTGCGACTGGATGAAAACCGCTTCAATCAGTTGCAGAATCTAGCAAAAATTTATCTTGAGTTTGGCGGGGCATCAACCTTTCCTTAA
- a CDS encoding IS3 family transposase (programmed frameshift) encodes MTKNTRFSPEVRQRAIRMVLESQGEYDSQWAAICSIAPKIGCTPETLRVWVRQHERDTGGGDGGLTTAERQRLKELERENRELRRSNDILRQASAYFCEGGVRPPLEKMMPLLDKLREQYGVGPLCSELHIAPSTYYHCQQQRHHPDKRSARAQRDDWLKKEIQRVYDENHKVYGVRKVWRQLLREGIRVARCTVARLMAVMGLAGVLRGKKVRTTISRKAVVAGDRVNRQFVAERPDQLWVADSTYVSTWQGVVYVAFIIDVFAGYIVGWRVSSSMETTFVLDALEQALWARRPSGTVHHSDKGSQYVSLAYTQRLKEAGLLASTGSTGDSYDNAMAESINGLYKAEVIHRKSWKNRAEVELATLTWVDWYNNRRLLERLGHTPPAEAEKAYYASIGNDDLAA; translated from the exons ATGACTAAAAATACTCGTTTTTCCCCCGAAGTCCGTCAGAGGGCGATTCGTATGGTTCTGGAAAGTCAGGGCGAATATGACTCACAGTGGGCGGCAATTTGTTCCATTGCCCCAAAGATTGGCTGTACACCGGAGACTCTGCGTGTCTGGGTACGCCAGCATGAGCGGGATACCGGAGGCGGTGATGGCGGGCTCACCACCGCTGAACGTCAGCGTCTGAAAGAGCTGGAACGTGAAAATCGTGAACTGCGCCGCAGTAACGATATCCTTCGCCAGGCTTCCGCTTATT TTTGCGAAGGCGGAGTTCGACCGCCTCTGGAAAAAATGATGCCACTGCTGGATAAGCTGCGTGAGCAGTACGGGGTCGGACCGCTATGCAGCGAACTGCATATTGCCCCGTCAACGTATTACCACTGTCAGCAACAGCGACATCATCCGGATAAACGCAGTGCCCGTGCGCAGCGCGATGACTGGCTGAAGAAAGAGATACAGCGCGTATACGATGAAAATCACAAGGTATACGGTGTGCGTAAAGTCTGGCGTCAGTTGTTACGGGAAGGTATCAGAGTGGCCAGATGCACTGTGGCACGTCTCATGGCGGTTATGGGACTTGCCGGTGTTCTCCGTGGTAAAAAGGTCCGTACGACCATCAGCCGGAAAGCCGTTGTCGCAGGCGACCGCGTAAACCGTCAGTTCGTGGCAGAACGTCCTGACCAGTTGTGGGTGGCTGATTCTACTTACGTCAGCACATGGCAGGGGGTCGTCTATGTGGCGTTCATCATTGATGTGTTTGCCGGATACATCGTGGGGTGGCGGGTCTCATCGTCTATGGAAACGACATTTGTGCTGGATGCTCTGGAGCAGGCGTTATGGGCCCGTCGACCGTCCGGCACAGTCCATCACAGTGATAAAGGTTCTCAGTATGTATCGCTGGCCTACACACAGCGGCTTAAGGAAGCCGGATTACTGGCATCAACAGGAAGTACAGGCGACTCGTATGACAACGCGATGGCGGAGAGCATCAATGGCCTTTACAAAGCGGAGGTAATACACCGTAAGAGCTGGAAAAACCGTGCAGAAGTGGAACTGGCCACACTCACGTGGGTGGACTGGTATAACAATCGACGATTGCTGGAAAGGCTGGGCCATACTCCTCCGGCAGAAGCAGAAAAAGCTTATTATGCTTCCATCGGAAACGATGATCTGGCAGCCTGA
- a CDS encoding omptin family outer membrane protease, which translates to MYLKILATALSAPVAFAALASDTGLSFTPEKISTEIDFGTLSGKAKERVYLPEEKGRKASQLDWKYSNAPIVKGAFNWDLLPRVSVGASGWTTLAGRGGNMVDRDWLDTSNPGTWTDESKHPNTRLNFANEFDLNIKGWLLNQPDYQLGLMAGYQENRYSFTAKGGSYIYSSEGGFRDETGSFPDGERAIGYKQHFKMPYIGLTGNYRYDSFEFGGSFKYSGWVKASDNDEHYNPEKRITYRSDVNNQNYYSVSLHAGYYITPAAKVYVEGTWNRITNKKGDTSLYSRNLNISDHTKNGAGIESYNFMTTAGLKYYF; encoded by the coding sequence ATGTACTTAAAGATTCTTGCTACTGCACTCTCAGCTCCTGTAGCGTTTGCTGCACTGGCTTCTGATACTGGGCTTTCTTTTACACCGGAGAAAATCAGTACGGAGATTGATTTTGGCACTTTAAGTGGCAAGGCCAAAGAACGGGTTTATCTGCCTGAAGAAAAAGGGCGCAAAGCCAGCCAGCTGGACTGGAAATACAGTAATGCGCCAATTGTCAAGGGGGCATTTAACTGGGATCTGTTACCCAGAGTATCTGTCGGTGCCTCAGGGTGGACAACATTAGCTGGTCGTGGAGGCAATATGGTGGACAGGGACTGGCTGGATACGAGCAATCCCGGAACCTGGACTGATGAGAGTAAACATCCGAATACCCGTCTAAATTTTGCTAATGAATTCGACCTGAATATTAAGGGATGGCTCCTGAATCAACCAGACTATCAGTTAGGTCTTATGGCTGGTTACCAGGAAAATCGTTATAGCTTTACAGCAAAAGGAGGCTCTTATATCTATAGTAGTGAGGGAGGCTTCCGGGATGAAACGGGATCATTTCCAGATGGTGAAAGAGCTATAGGCTACAAACAACACTTTAAAATGCCCTATATAGGGTTAACCGGTAATTATCGGTATGATAGCTTTGAGTTCGGGGGGAGTTTCAAATATAGCGGATGGGTGAAGGCATCGGATAATGATGAGCATTACAACCCTGAGAAAAGGATCACCTATCGTAGCGATGTAAATAATCAGAACTATTACTCTGTCTCACTACATGCTGGTTATTATATTACACCTGCAGCTAAAGTTTATGTCGAAGGAACATGGAACCGTATTACTAATAAGAAAGGTGATACTTCTCTGTACTCCAGAAATTTGAATATATCTGATCACACCAAAAATGGTGCAGGCATTGAAAGCTATAACTTTATGACCACAGCTGGTCTGAAGTATTATTTTTAA